From the genome of Pelagicoccus sp. SDUM812003, one region includes:
- a CDS encoding sodium:solute symporter family protein, with translation MTTIDYIVIIVFSLGVFVAGMSFSRSGKNLKTFFAGGGEVPWWISGLSLFMSFFSAGTFVAWGSLAYMHGAVSISVQWTMCLAGFIIAGFVAARWRRTGVLTGAEFIGARLGEGVKKAYSYLFLAISVFTSGAFLYPVAKIVEGATGFPFEYVVVGIATAIIIYTAVGGLWAVIVTDVLQFVILSAAVLIIVPLAFDKIGGVGEFFEAAPEGFFGLTTEEYSPLFMLGFGLYNLCFIAGNWAYVQRYTSVRTPKDSRKVALLFGCLYSFSPVIWMMPPMLYRIYNPSLDIANGEANHAYMLMAGEVLPQGMVGLIVGAMMFATASSVNTTLNIVSGVFTNDLYRTMKPEAPTKELIFVARVTTVFFGIVGMLVALSVDAMGGILDVIWTVGGITGGAMYIPPLWALFSKRHTGKTVLAVSVACLLVNCLFKFNGYVTLTQAQVQILGSGLPLVLMAVLELALARKGDSSVSFSEYERKRLERMKDLDAAQLQEDRAEANLENRHGVRVIALGILATGVLIAALGVAGETGRSLVTGVGLVLVVLGGWTVSATRKAPKG, from the coding sequence ATGACGACAATTGACTATATTGTAATCATCGTATTTTCGCTCGGGGTGTTCGTGGCGGGCATGTCGTTTTCCCGTTCGGGGAAGAACCTGAAGACCTTTTTCGCGGGTGGGGGAGAGGTGCCTTGGTGGATCAGCGGACTTTCGCTGTTCATGAGCTTCTTTTCGGCGGGCACGTTCGTAGCCTGGGGTTCGCTTGCCTACATGCACGGGGCGGTGTCGATCTCGGTGCAGTGGACGATGTGCCTGGCTGGCTTTATCATTGCCGGATTTGTTGCGGCGCGGTGGCGTCGCACAGGGGTGTTGACGGGCGCCGAGTTCATAGGCGCCCGTCTTGGGGAAGGGGTCAAGAAGGCCTATTCGTATCTGTTTCTGGCGATCTCGGTCTTCACGAGCGGGGCCTTTCTGTATCCGGTGGCTAAGATCGTGGAGGGAGCGACGGGCTTTCCCTTCGAGTACGTGGTGGTGGGAATCGCGACGGCGATCATCATCTACACGGCGGTGGGCGGCCTTTGGGCGGTGATCGTGACCGATGTATTGCAATTTGTGATACTGAGCGCGGCGGTGTTGATCATCGTGCCTCTGGCCTTTGACAAGATCGGGGGGGTGGGCGAGTTCTTCGAGGCGGCTCCGGAAGGCTTTTTCGGACTGACCACTGAGGAGTATTCGCCGCTGTTCATGCTCGGGTTCGGCCTCTACAACCTTTGTTTCATCGCGGGCAATTGGGCTTACGTGCAGCGCTACACGAGTGTGCGCACGCCCAAGGATTCGCGGAAGGTGGCACTGCTGTTCGGCTGCCTGTATTCGTTCAGCCCGGTGATCTGGATGATGCCTCCGATGCTGTACCGCATCTACAACCCGTCGCTGGATATCGCGAACGGGGAGGCGAACCATGCCTACATGCTGATGGCCGGCGAGGTGCTGCCCCAAGGCATGGTGGGACTGATCGTAGGGGCTATGATGTTTGCGACCGCCAGTTCGGTGAATACCACGCTGAACATCGTGTCTGGAGTCTTCACCAATGATTTGTACCGGACCATGAAACCGGAAGCGCCGACCAAGGAGCTGATCTTCGTGGCGCGGGTGACCACAGTTTTCTTCGGGATCGTCGGGATGTTGGTGGCTTTGTCGGTGGACGCGATGGGCGGCATTCTGGACGTGATCTGGACGGTAGGCGGCATCACGGGCGGGGCGATGTACATCCCGCCGTTGTGGGCGCTCTTTTCCAAGCGACACACGGGAAAGACGGTGTTGGCGGTGAGCGTAGCCTGCCTTCTGGTCAACTGCCTGTTCAAGTTTAACGGGTACGTGACCCTTACGCAGGCTCAGGTGCAGATTCTTGGCTCGGGCTTGCCTCTGGTACTGATGGCGGTGTTGGAGTTGGCCCTGGCGCGAAAGGGCGACTCGAGCGTATCCTTTTCTGAATACGAACGGAAGCGTCTTGAGCGGATGAAGGACCTCGATGCGGCCCAGCTTCAGGAAGACCGGGCGGAAGCGAATCTGGAGAACCGGCACGGGGTACGGGTCATCGCATTGGGCATTCTGGCGACTGGCGTCCTGATTGCGGCGCTCGGCGTGGCGGGCGAGACGGGGCGAAGCTTGGTGACGGGCGTGGGGCTGGTTCTGGTGGTCCTAGGTGGTTGGACCGTAAGCGCGACGCGCAAGGCGCCGAAGGGCTGA
- a CDS encoding FAD-dependent oxidoreductase, which yields MIKEGFSEEKRQLREVELTAELVVVGGGLAGVCAAIAAARRGVDTVLVQDRPVLGGNASSEVRLWALGATSHMGNNNRWSREGGIIDEIQVENLYRNRDGNPLIFDTILLEKVREEKRIRLLLNTAVFDVEKKDAKTIESARAFCSQNSTLYRLKAPYFCDASGDGVVGFAAGAAFRIGAEKESEFGEKFTPSEEYGELLGHTIYFYTKDVGKPVDYVAPSFAMKDIARIPKYKSITVKDQGCKLWWVEFGGSLDTIHDCEDIKWELWKIVYGIWDYIKNSGLFPEARDLTLEWVGTVPGKRESRRFEGDHMLIQQDIVEGRSFEDGVAVGGWSIDLHPQDAVYRDLPGCNQWHAKGVYSIPYRCYYSRNLDNLFLAGRIISASHVAFGSSRVMLTCAHGGQAVGAAVAHCLEEGLAPKHLLETKRMRALQNDLNREGQGIVDTPLEGDGDLVQAASIRFSSVEPFAELPASADQWVDLKVAAGQWVPMSKGTACRVSAIVDSECQGSLRVLFRTPNRLGRFTPERTVAESRFTIEKGEQRVEAECPGTLEEDQYVLVSFHGEEGIRVKASESLVTGTVSVFNDGNKAVSSKGAQTPPEGIGVDAFEFWCPRRRPAGQNLALRFDPPLAPFDEAQLKSGSFRPLATSNAWVASRDDEDPTLSIDFGKKVSVGSIYLYFDPDYDHAMESVQMGHVDRVSPFMVRDYEVCDAEGRFLYGKKGNYQTINRIRFEQRVEVSGLRIKFSPTSDRAATALFGVRVYE from the coding sequence ATGATCAAAGAAGGTTTTTCGGAAGAAAAGAGGCAGCTTCGCGAGGTCGAGTTGACTGCGGAACTCGTCGTAGTGGGGGGCGGCCTGGCGGGCGTTTGCGCGGCCATCGCCGCTGCTCGACGCGGGGTGGATACGGTGTTGGTCCAGGATCGTCCGGTGCTGGGGGGCAATGCTTCCAGCGAGGTGCGTTTGTGGGCCTTGGGAGCGACCTCGCATATGGGCAACAACAATCGCTGGTCGCGCGAGGGCGGGATTATCGACGAGATCCAGGTGGAAAACCTATACCGCAACCGGGACGGGAATCCGCTCATTTTCGATACGATTCTCTTGGAGAAGGTACGGGAGGAGAAGCGAATCCGGCTGCTCTTGAACACGGCGGTCTTCGATGTGGAGAAGAAGGACGCGAAGACGATCGAATCCGCCCGAGCCTTCTGCAGTCAGAATTCAACGCTTTACCGGCTGAAGGCGCCGTATTTCTGCGATGCGTCGGGCGACGGGGTGGTGGGATTCGCAGCGGGCGCCGCGTTTCGCATCGGAGCGGAAAAGGAAAGCGAATTTGGAGAGAAGTTCACGCCGAGCGAGGAGTACGGGGAGCTGCTGGGGCATACGATTTATTTCTATACGAAGGATGTCGGCAAACCGGTGGACTACGTTGCTCCCTCCTTTGCTATGAAGGACATTGCCCGTATTCCCAAGTACAAGTCGATCACGGTGAAGGACCAGGGATGTAAGCTTTGGTGGGTCGAGTTTGGGGGTAGCCTGGATACGATTCACGATTGCGAGGACATCAAGTGGGAGCTTTGGAAGATCGTGTATGGAATCTGGGACTACATCAAGAATTCCGGCCTGTTTCCCGAAGCTCGCGACCTCACCTTGGAGTGGGTGGGAACGGTACCCGGAAAGCGTGAAAGCCGTCGTTTCGAAGGCGACCACATGTTGATCCAACAAGACATCGTGGAGGGGCGTTCGTTCGAGGATGGGGTGGCGGTCGGAGGGTGGTCGATCGATCTGCATCCGCAAGACGCGGTGTACCGCGATCTTCCAGGCTGCAACCAGTGGCATGCTAAGGGCGTCTATTCGATTCCTTACCGCTGTTATTACAGCCGGAATCTGGACAATCTCTTTTTGGCGGGACGCATTATCAGCGCTTCCCATGTGGCTTTTGGCTCGAGCCGGGTGATGTTGACCTGCGCTCACGGTGGACAGGCGGTTGGCGCTGCGGTTGCCCATTGCCTTGAGGAGGGACTCGCCCCGAAACATCTCTTGGAGACTAAGCGCATGCGGGCCTTGCAAAACGACTTGAATCGAGAGGGGCAGGGAATCGTGGATACGCCACTTGAAGGTGACGGCGACCTGGTGCAGGCGGCGTCTATTCGCTTCTCCAGCGTAGAGCCGTTTGCCGAACTCCCTGCTTCCGCGGACCAGTGGGTCGATCTGAAGGTGGCAGCCGGGCAGTGGGTGCCGATGAGTAAGGGGACGGCTTGCCGGGTCTCGGCAATCGTCGATAGCGAATGTCAAGGCTCCCTGCGGGTCCTTTTCCGGACGCCGAATCGTCTTGGGCGCTTTACGCCGGAGCGCACCGTCGCGGAGTCGCGTTTCACTATTGAGAAAGGGGAACAGCGAGTCGAGGCCGAGTGTCCGGGAACGCTGGAAGAGGATCAGTATGTTTTGGTTTCCTTCCATGGCGAAGAGGGGATACGCGTCAAAGCCAGCGAATCGCTGGTGACGGGCACTGTATCCGTTTTCAATGACGGAAACAAAGCAGTCTCTAGCAAGGGCGCCCAGACACCGCCTGAAGGCATCGGGGTGGATGCCTTCGAGTTCTGGTGTCCTCGCCGCCGTCCGGCGGGCCAGAACCTGGCGCTTCGCTTCGATCCGCCTCTCGCTCCCTTTGACGAAGCTCAGCTGAAAAGCGGCAGTTTTAGGCCTTTAGCGACGAGTAATGCCTGGGTAGCGAGCCGTGATGACGAGGATCCCACGCTTAGCATCGATTTCGGGAAAAAGGTCTCCGTGGGGTCGATCTATCTGTATTTCGATCCTGACTACGACCATGCGATGGAGAGCGTACAAATGGGGCATGTGGATCGGGTATCGCCTTTCATGGTTCGCGACTACGAGGTCTGCGATGCGGAGGGCAGGTTTCTGTATGGGAAGAAAGGGAACTATCAGACGATCAATCGGATTCGCTTTGAGCAAAGGGTCGAGGTGAGCGGGTTGAGAATTAAGTTTTCACCGACCTCCGATCGGGCAGCGACAGCTCTGTTTGGCGTACGGGTTTACGAATAG
- a CDS encoding family 16 glycosylhydrolase, giving the protein MSRFELAWEDEFDYPDEELDERWISQNGPTENEWVLCSRWRDNAVVKDGVLHLEARKESRGGQDWTAASIWTKDQFGYGYYECRYKYAGAYGTNNSFWLWPKQGVPEGEKACEIDINEGHYPHIINTNVHNWTDTIELENGKKIHEDNQLHHTLLGEPVHSIELDHPVKAKAVRLRSSNPASIHIRDLRILGPANAYPEVGTVGNEANLAVEVGAKLTTSGSFSGTYFAPIDGKVSYAVDGDPTTAWVSNKHQEKWIQVDFGKPRKVGAVQFLNGWVQEDGATRNLMSDYVLEYQTSGGKWKKLVRYDASVLGDYAEEFHTYGLHWTEERMDFYLDGKLFHSQENKVCFSETTILLSLALLKADIAGPITDAIDGKSMKVDFVRYYQERGE; this is encoded by the coding sequence ATGTCCCGTTTCGAACTGGCTTGGGAGGACGAATTCGATTATCCGGACGAAGAGCTGGACGAGAGATGGATCTCTCAGAACGGTCCGACAGAGAACGAATGGGTGCTTTGCAGTCGATGGCGAGACAACGCGGTGGTGAAGGATGGCGTATTGCATTTGGAGGCTCGCAAGGAAAGTCGAGGAGGCCAAGACTGGACGGCGGCGAGTATCTGGACCAAGGACCAATTTGGATACGGCTACTACGAATGCCGCTACAAGTACGCTGGCGCCTACGGGACCAACAATTCATTTTGGCTTTGGCCGAAGCAAGGCGTACCCGAGGGCGAAAAGGCGTGCGAAATCGATATCAACGAGGGGCACTATCCGCACATCATCAATACGAACGTGCACAATTGGACCGATACGATAGAACTGGAGAACGGCAAGAAGATCCACGAAGACAACCAGTTGCATCACACTTTGCTGGGAGAGCCGGTGCATTCGATCGAGCTCGACCATCCGGTTAAAGCGAAGGCAGTTCGCTTGCGGTCTTCAAATCCTGCCTCGATTCATATTCGAGACTTACGGATTCTAGGACCGGCAAATGCGTATCCGGAAGTTGGAACGGTTGGGAACGAAGCGAATCTTGCGGTGGAGGTAGGGGCTAAACTAACGACTAGTGGAAGTTTTTCGGGAACGTATTTCGCCCCGATCGATGGAAAAGTTTCTTACGCGGTGGATGGCGATCCGACGACCGCTTGGGTTTCAAACAAGCATCAGGAAAAGTGGATACAGGTGGATTTTGGCAAGCCTCGAAAAGTGGGAGCGGTACAGTTCCTTAACGGGTGGGTGCAGGAGGATGGAGCGACCAGAAACCTCATGAGCGATTACGTGCTCGAGTATCAGACATCGGGTGGCAAGTGGAAGAAGCTCGTTCGCTATGACGCCTCCGTTTTGGGCGATTATGCAGAAGAGTTTCACACCTATGGTCTGCACTGGACGGAAGAACGCATGGATTTCTATTTGGATGGTAAGCTCTTCCACAGCCAGGAGAACAAGGTCTGCTTCAGCGAGACGACGATTTTGCTGAGCTTGGCGCTTTTGAAGGCTGATATCGCAGGCCCTATTACCGACGCAATCGATGGAAAAAGCATGAAGGTTGACTTTGTGAGATATTATCAAGAGCGAGGCGAGTGA
- a CDS encoding DUF5597 domain-containing protein, which produces MQSPSNFPHLRKQGTATQLIVKGQPYLVLGGELHNSSTSSAEFLAPLWPKLRQLNLNTVLAAVSWELLEPEEGHFDFSLVDSLISSARAHDLKLILLWFGTWKNGLSNYVPTWVKRDSDRFARAKTTGDIPLEIVSTFSINAREADAKAFAGLMQHLRECDGEKNTVIMAQVENEVGILGDSRDRSSTAMDAYSSDVPPKLIQYLLDGTADKNGDLSRLWRENGSKTEGNWSTVFGEGTATDELFMAWQYASYIEHVAAAGRAEYPLPLFANAWLSSLDSGPGGVASGGQRPGEWPSGGPLPHTMDVWQIAAPTLDLLAPDIYQPQFTEWCRRYARRENPLFIPEMHWNDLAATQLFYPIGEHDCVGVSPFAIDSIEPGESNRIQKSFHLLKQLAPTILGLQGFGKSVGFILNQETPNVRRELGGYELRIMLDEAFGQDAKQAGGLILQIDNDTFIGAGFGFQVAFSLSGETKIRAGIESIEEGRFKDGEWTPGRRLNGDEAGRGVHWRFLDFESPDGALLANKQATGISICRLYRYW; this is translated from the coding sequence ATGCAATCACCTTCCAATTTTCCCCATCTGAGAAAACAGGGCACCGCCACCCAACTTATCGTCAAGGGTCAGCCTTATCTCGTCCTAGGAGGCGAACTACACAATTCAAGCACCTCGAGTGCCGAATTCCTAGCCCCACTCTGGCCCAAACTGCGGCAGTTGAACCTAAATACCGTTCTAGCAGCCGTTAGTTGGGAATTGCTCGAACCCGAAGAAGGACACTTCGACTTTAGCTTAGTCGACTCCTTGATTTCCTCGGCACGGGCTCACGACCTCAAACTGATCCTGCTTTGGTTTGGAACCTGGAAAAACGGTTTGTCCAACTACGTACCGACTTGGGTCAAACGGGACAGCGATCGATTCGCACGGGCAAAGACTACCGGAGACATCCCGCTTGAAATCGTATCCACTTTTTCCATCAATGCTCGCGAAGCGGATGCCAAGGCCTTTGCAGGCTTGATGCAACACCTTCGCGAATGCGACGGCGAAAAAAACACCGTGATCATGGCGCAAGTGGAGAACGAGGTAGGCATCCTTGGCGACTCTCGTGACCGAAGTTCCACAGCCATGGACGCATATTCATCTGATGTCCCTCCAAAGCTGATACAGTATCTACTTGATGGCACGGCCGACAAAAACGGCGATCTCTCTCGCCTCTGGCGAGAGAACGGAAGCAAGACCGAGGGCAATTGGTCAACCGTGTTCGGCGAAGGAACGGCAACCGACGAGCTCTTCATGGCCTGGCAATACGCTTCCTATATCGAACACGTCGCAGCTGCCGGACGAGCAGAGTATCCCTTGCCCCTTTTCGCCAACGCATGGTTAAGCAGCCTCGATTCGGGACCAGGCGGCGTGGCCAGCGGAGGTCAAAGGCCGGGCGAGTGGCCTAGCGGCGGGCCACTACCTCACACCATGGATGTTTGGCAAATTGCTGCCCCCACCCTGGACTTGCTCGCACCAGACATCTACCAGCCGCAATTCACCGAGTGGTGCCGAAGGTACGCTCGTAGAGAAAACCCTCTCTTCATCCCGGAAATGCATTGGAACGACCTAGCCGCCACCCAACTATTCTACCCGATTGGAGAGCACGACTGTGTGGGAGTTTCACCGTTTGCCATCGATTCTATTGAGCCTGGAGAAAGTAATCGTATCCAAAAAAGCTTTCATCTTCTGAAGCAACTTGCACCCACCATACTTGGACTCCAGGGGTTCGGCAAGTCCGTTGGATTCATACTCAATCAGGAAACTCCAAATGTACGACGCGAACTAGGCGGATACGAACTGCGGATCATGCTCGACGAAGCCTTCGGCCAAGATGCCAAACAAGCGGGAGGACTGATTCTACAAATAGACAATGACACCTTCATCGGAGCAGGATTTGGTTTCCAGGTAGCCTTTTCCCTATCGGGAGAGACGAAGATTCGAGCCGGAATCGAATCAATCGAAGAAGGCAGATTCAAAGATGGGGAGTGGACGCCCGGACGACGACTAAACGGCGACGAAGCGGGGCGAGGCGTTCACTGGCGATTCTTGGATTTCGAATCCCCCGACGGGGCTCTTCTGGCCAACAAGCAAGCGACCGGAATCAGTATCTGCAGACTTTACAGATACTGGTAG
- a CDS encoding methyl-accepting chemotaxis protein has protein sequence MKINQKLFTICVLQIVAIVAFASFIGIKNWRDARRMKDVVLLTDLSRELANVASTFCNANYFQNVFSESFDQPPTDRAGWQEPYRIHAGKALEGIKQLRVFISENRSSFSKDVLGVVEGFKTVLSESENALESVYQWNAHNPVRLNNSTALFSSIEKKLFNTYSDFIRYANDVDINRSLQSIRGALYLQSSFWRIREGVTLVFRNHLLESSLIGEVVGNLRSHKDLMANVSGVLGLEAKRLFEELEEGAYYSTLLNNALFLEGLIVNSGGNLSNESLVLIDERSKMVSEEVNEAYYFVCDETGLLLNKLSESAYMVAQNKRNGVVLHRNLVLGSAFFCILSLVVLNSRFSHSIINTLRKATSELEVSVKQGLAAASQISQSSESLAKSASEDAASIEEISAGLNEIDNITERNSRLIEEARSQSIEAGRVADEGNEAMREMSRAMDAIKTSSEEITGIIHTIEEIAFQTNILALNAAVEAARAGESGAGFAIVADEVRNLAKRSAAAASETAQRINASLDSAESGVLISKKVATSLHDILGKAKLLENSLEKIKVSFGEQSCGVRQIVQSVGEINETSQRIAASAEENAASSGEMRGITRIVQRNADIIDAITARGLFRRLSMPEVDYGLVANKMRTKVVDRFERHDRIGMN, from the coding sequence ATGAAGATCAACCAGAAACTATTTACAATATGCGTGCTTCAGATTGTTGCGATTGTTGCTTTTGCGAGCTTTATTGGAATCAAGAACTGGAGAGATGCTCGTCGGATGAAGGATGTGGTGCTCTTGACGGATCTCTCTCGAGAACTAGCAAATGTAGCATCTACTTTCTGTAACGCTAACTACTTTCAGAACGTTTTTAGCGAGTCGTTTGATCAACCACCAACCGATCGTGCGGGGTGGCAGGAACCATATCGAATCCATGCAGGAAAGGCATTGGAGGGAATCAAGCAGTTAAGAGTGTTCATCTCCGAAAATAGATCATCGTTCTCGAAAGATGTACTAGGAGTTGTCGAGGGTTTTAAGACTGTTCTTTCTGAGTCAGAAAATGCCTTAGAGTCGGTTTATCAATGGAATGCTCACAACCCTGTGAGGTTGAATAATTCTACTGCTTTGTTTAGCTCGATCGAAAAGAAACTTTTTAATACCTACTCTGATTTTATTCGTTATGCAAATGATGTTGATATTAATCGATCATTGCAGAGTATTAGAGGCGCTCTTTATTTGCAAAGTTCATTTTGGCGGATTCGAGAAGGAGTCACGTTGGTCTTTAGGAATCATCTGCTCGAATCCTCGCTTATTGGCGAGGTAGTGGGAAATCTACGGTCTCACAAAGATTTGATGGCTAATGTTTCCGGGGTCTTAGGCCTTGAGGCTAAGCGACTTTTTGAGGAGCTGGAAGAGGGGGCCTACTATTCAACTCTTCTAAACAATGCTCTGTTTTTAGAAGGGTTGATTGTGAATTCAGGTGGCAACTTGTCGAATGAGAGCCTTGTTCTTATAGACGAAAGATCAAAAATGGTCTCGGAGGAAGTAAATGAAGCCTATTATTTTGTATGTGACGAAACTGGTCTTTTACTAAATAAATTATCAGAGTCGGCTTATATGGTTGCACAGAATAAAAGAAATGGTGTCGTTTTGCACCGCAATTTAGTTCTTGGTTCAGCATTCTTCTGTATACTTTCCTTGGTCGTCTTAAACAGTCGGTTTTCTCATTCAATCATTAATACTTTGCGGAAAGCGACATCAGAACTTGAGGTGAGTGTGAAACAGGGGTTAGCGGCTGCTAGTCAGATTTCGCAGTCGAGCGAGAGTCTGGCAAAAAGCGCAAGCGAAGATGCGGCTTCAATTGAGGAAATCAGCGCGGGATTGAACGAAATTGACAATATAACTGAGAGAAATTCAAGGCTAATAGAAGAAGCAAGGAGTCAATCTATCGAAGCAGGCAGAGTGGCTGACGAAGGAAATGAAGCTATGCGAGAAATGAGTCGGGCTATGGACGCCATCAAGACCTCCAGTGAAGAAATAACAGGCATTATTCATACTATCGAGGAGATTGCTTTTCAGACCAATATCCTCGCATTGAATGCGGCGGTTGAGGCTGCGCGAGCTGGGGAATCTGGAGCAGGATTTGCAATCGTTGCCGATGAAGTTAGGAATCTAGCAAAGCGGAGCGCTGCTGCGGCAAGCGAGACTGCTCAGCGAATAAACGCCTCTCTGGACAGTGCGGAGTCTGGCGTGCTGATAAGCAAAAAGGTTGCCACTAGTCTACATGATATTCTCGGTAAGGCGAAACTTCTCGAAAACAGTTTGGAGAAGATCAAGGTGTCCTTTGGCGAGCAGTCTTGTGGTGTGAGACAAATCGTGCAGTCAGTCGGTGAAATCAACGAGACGAGCCAGCGAATCGCAGCGAGTGCGGAAGAAAATGCGGCTTCTTCAGGTGAAATGCGTGGGATTACTCGGATTGTTCAGCGCAATGCGGATATCATTGATGCAATAACAGCTAGAGGACTTTTTAGGAGGCTATCCATGCCCGAAGTTGATTATGGCTTGGTTGCGAATAAGATGAGAACGAAAGTGGTTGATCGCTTCGAGAGACACGATCGGATTGGGATGAACTAG